A genomic stretch from Corynebacterium terpenotabidum Y-11 includes:
- a CDS encoding NADPH-dependent FMN reductase, which produces MTTTLGAPRIALFAGTVREGRNSIKIAEWAKSVLDTADIDAEFEILDLAAQELGKFTSATPPRMHEGAYEEPELAAWSEKVGSFDGFLFLTGEYNGSVPGVMKNAVDALFAEWTEKPVGFIGWGSTGASSALDHWHTVVTFLGMSIVGEDLKLPFAEFFPDFTFTPGEAQDAAVLALGTAVAAAATK; this is translated from the coding sequence ATGACAACTACCTTGGGTGCTCCCCGTATCGCTCTCTTCGCCGGCACTGTCCGCGAGGGCCGCAACTCCATCAAGATCGCCGAGTGGGCGAAGTCCGTCCTCGACACCGCCGACATCGACGCGGAGTTTGAGATCCTCGACCTCGCTGCTCAGGAACTCGGCAAGTTCACCTCCGCCACCCCGCCGCGTATGCACGAGGGTGCCTACGAGGAGCCGGAACTCGCCGCCTGGTCCGAGAAGGTCGGCAGCTTCGACGGCTTCCTCTTCCTCACCGGTGAGTACAACGGCTCTGTGCCCGGCGTCATGAAGAATGCCGTCGACGCCCTGTTCGCCGAGTGGACCGAGAAGCCGGTCGGCTTCATCGGCTGGGGTTCCACCGGAGCATCCTCGGCGCTCGACCACTGGCATACCGTCGTCACCTTCCTCGGCATGTCCATCGTCGGCGAGGACCTCAAGCTCCCCTTCGCTGAGTTCTTCCCGGACTTCACCTTCACCCCGGGTGAGGCGCAGGACGCTGCAGTTCTGGCTCTCGGCACCGCCGTCGCCGCTGCTGCCACCAAGTAG
- a CDS encoding endonuclease domain-containing protein: MQMYRGGDLDQMMADARTTAEHLRAAPPTRVRPGVDDREDSGYVEVNGLWVPSSSLRVDEDADRGARHHPRRLRYALDALTRARILGQRQRGWTLSCWSAASEWGLPWFCDDADTCAIAPVTPRTARDANDCTVRRRTPALAAVDPVQIDPRCPDLRVTPPVLTLVHCLQSVWRGGHSWYAVPGTGLTDRGLRAVQIVDAFCTLFNVAPSALLDACRDQFNASALKRILAVADQGTDSPMETVMRLKVLRILRVLVARGALTSIPVVTPQLVVHADGSVSDPVHGGATGTARIIARLDLGIGEFRLALQYDGSGHLTKDRRDRDSQVTAALANLGWHPLRLTYGHLIDDDLLWRTVADGVKLCLSRL, translated from the coding sequence ATGCAGATGTACCGGGGCGGGGATCTCGATCAGATGATGGCGGACGCCCGGACGACGGCGGAGCATCTCAGAGCCGCTCCCCCGACGCGGGTGCGTCCGGGCGTAGACGACCGGGAGGATTCCGGGTATGTGGAGGTCAACGGGCTGTGGGTCCCGTCGTCCTCCCTCCGCGTCGACGAGGACGCCGACCGCGGCGCCCGCCACCATCCTCGTCGGCTGCGCTATGCGCTGGATGCCCTGACCAGGGCCAGGATCCTCGGGCAACGACAGCGGGGGTGGACGCTGTCCTGCTGGTCCGCCGCCTCGGAATGGGGTCTGCCCTGGTTCTGCGATGACGCCGACACCTGTGCGATCGCGCCGGTCACCCCACGGACAGCGAGGGACGCCAACGACTGCACAGTCCGCCGCCGTACTCCGGCGTTGGCGGCGGTAGACCCGGTGCAGATTGATCCGCGGTGCCCCGACCTGCGGGTCACTCCCCCGGTCCTGACACTGGTGCACTGTCTTCAATCGGTGTGGCGGGGTGGGCACAGCTGGTACGCGGTTCCCGGGACCGGGCTCACGGACCGCGGACTTCGTGCGGTCCAGATTGTCGACGCGTTCTGCACCTTGTTCAACGTGGCGCCGTCGGCTCTCTTGGATGCCTGCCGTGACCAGTTCAATGCGTCGGCGTTGAAGCGCATCCTGGCGGTGGCTGACCAGGGCACGGACTCCCCGATGGAGACGGTCATGCGATTGAAGGTCCTGCGTATTCTGCGGGTGTTGGTTGCACGTGGGGCACTGACGTCGATCCCGGTGGTGACGCCTCAGCTGGTGGTCCATGCGGACGGGTCGGTGTCCGATCCGGTACACGGCGGCGCGACCGGGACTGCCCGAATCATCGCCCGCCTTGACCTGGGGATCGGGGAATTCCGGCTGGCGCTGCAGTACGACGGGTCCGGGCACTTGACGAAGGACCGTCGGGACAGGGATTCGCAGGTCACTGCGGCGCTGGCGAACCTCGGTTGGCATCCGTTGCGCCTGACCTACGGGCATCTCATCGACGATGACCTGCTGTGGCGGACGGTCGCCGACGGGGTGAAGCTGTGCCTGTCCCGGCTGTGA
- the ndk gene encoding nucleoside-diphosphate kinase — MTERTLILIKPDGVQRGLVGEIISRIERKGLKLVALDLRVTARETAEKHYEEHKGKPFYDGLVEFVTSSPLIAGVIEGERAIEAWRQLAGGTDPVASATPGSIRGDFATTVGENVVHGSDSVLSAEREIAIWFPELSR, encoded by the coding sequence ATGACTGAACGTACTCTCATCCTCATCAAGCCGGACGGGGTCCAGCGCGGACTCGTCGGCGAGATCATCTCCCGCATCGAGCGCAAGGGCCTGAAGCTTGTCGCGCTCGACCTGCGCGTCACCGCTCGTGAGACGGCGGAGAAGCACTACGAAGAGCACAAGGGCAAGCCGTTCTACGACGGTCTTGTCGAGTTCGTGACCTCCTCCCCGCTCATCGCGGGCGTGATCGAGGGCGAGCGGGCCATCGAAGCTTGGCGTCAGCTCGCTGGTGGCACTGACCCGGTGGCCTCGGCCACCCCGGGTTCGATCCGTGGCGACTTCGCCACCACCGTCGGCGAGAACGTCGTCCACGGTTCCGATTCCGTGCTCTCCGCCGAGCGCGAGATCGCCATCTGGTTCCCGGAGCTTTCCCGGTAG
- a CDS encoding DUF4233 domain-containing protein, whose product MTEKNPDLGPLGMGHEPDIDPFKGLKGMMAGIMLMEAITVFLILPVIWKMWDGEHATPFNLIYIGVLAGAMTVASFLQFRPWADAMNIILQGFLVLGVIVHPVVLVVAVLFICAWWYTYYLRGHLKQRMAKGLLPAQHYHEPDNSDSGM is encoded by the coding sequence GTGACTGAGAAGAATCCGGACCTCGGCCCGCTGGGCATGGGCCACGAACCGGACATCGACCCGTTCAAGGGACTGAAGGGCATGATGGCCGGCATCATGCTCATGGAGGCGATCACCGTCTTCCTCATCCTCCCGGTGATCTGGAAGATGTGGGACGGCGAACATGCCACCCCCTTCAACCTCATCTACATCGGGGTGCTCGCCGGGGCGATGACGGTGGCCTCCTTCCTGCAGTTCCGACCGTGGGCGGACGCGATGAACATCATCCTCCAGGGGTTCCTGGTGCTCGGGGTGATCGTGCACCCGGTCGTGCTCGTCGTGGCGGTGCTGTTCATCTGCGCCTGGTGGTACACGTACTACCTGCGCGGGCACCTCAAGCAGCGGATGGCGAAGGGGCTGCTGCCCGCACAGCACTACCACGAGCCGGATAATTCCGATTCGGGGATGTGA
- the folC gene encoding bifunctional tetrahydrofolate synthase/dihydrofolate synthase produces the protein MDLPIDLNEPAADDAPVHRPVSPEDLADLAQVEAELNGRWNETHIDPSLDRINELMDLLGNPQRAYQAIHVAGTNGKTSTVRMIESLLRAFHRRTGRTTSPHLQIVTERIAVDGVPLHPADYVRIWREIEPYVDMVDAASEAKGGPRMSKFEVLVAIAYAAFADAPVDVAVVEVGMGGRWDATNVIDADVSVITPVGLDHTDYLGDTVAEIAGEKAGIIKSRWNRDDLLSPPDNVTIVAEQEPEAMEVILARAVEVDSSVARAGSEFGVIESGIAVGGQTLSIRGLGGEYDNIFLPLSGAHQARNAAVALAAVEAFFGAGAGRQLDVDTVRRGFAQVQSPGRLERVRATPSIFIDATHNPHGAKALAEALDRDFSFRRLVGVVSVLGDKDARGILAALEPVLDEIVVTDNGSPRALDTETLAEYARDAFGEERVHVASALPGAVELAVELAEDDGGFDGGMVSGAGVLVTGSVVTAGEARTLFGKDPA, from the coding sequence CTGGATCTGCCCATCGATCTCAACGAACCTGCCGCGGACGACGCCCCGGTCCACCGTCCGGTGAGCCCGGAGGATCTCGCTGACCTCGCCCAGGTCGAGGCAGAGCTCAATGGGCGGTGGAACGAGACCCACATCGATCCCAGCCTGGACCGGATCAACGAGCTGATGGACCTGCTGGGCAACCCGCAGCGCGCCTACCAGGCGATTCACGTTGCCGGGACGAACGGCAAGACCTCCACGGTACGGATGATCGAGTCGCTGCTGCGCGCCTTCCACCGCCGCACCGGACGGACCACCAGCCCGCACCTGCAGATCGTCACCGAACGCATCGCCGTCGACGGCGTGCCGCTCCACCCGGCGGACTACGTGCGGATCTGGCGGGAGATCGAACCCTACGTCGACATGGTGGACGCCGCCAGTGAGGCCAAGGGCGGGCCCCGGATGAGCAAGTTCGAGGTGCTCGTCGCCATCGCCTACGCCGCGTTCGCGGACGCCCCGGTCGACGTCGCCGTCGTCGAGGTTGGGATGGGCGGACGCTGGGACGCCACGAACGTCATCGACGCCGATGTCTCCGTCATCACTCCGGTCGGCCTGGACCACACCGACTACCTGGGCGACACCGTCGCCGAGATCGCCGGAGAGAAGGCCGGGATCATCAAGTCCCGGTGGAACCGGGATGATCTGCTGTCCCCGCCGGACAATGTCACCATCGTCGCCGAGCAGGAACCCGAGGCGATGGAGGTGATCCTGGCCAGGGCCGTGGAGGTCGATTCTTCGGTTGCCCGCGCCGGTTCCGAGTTCGGCGTTATCGAGTCCGGTATCGCCGTCGGTGGGCAGACGCTGAGCATCCGTGGTCTTGGCGGAGAGTACGACAATATTTTCCTACCGCTGTCCGGTGCCCACCAGGCCCGCAACGCCGCCGTGGCGCTGGCTGCGGTGGAGGCCTTCTTCGGCGCCGGTGCCGGACGCCAGCTCGACGTCGACACGGTCCGCCGCGGCTTTGCCCAGGTCCAGTCTCCGGGCAGGCTGGAACGGGTCCGGGCCACCCCGTCGATCTTCATCGACGCGACCCACAACCCGCACGGGGCGAAGGCCCTGGCCGAGGCACTTGACCGGGACTTCTCCTTCCGGCGCCTCGTCGGTGTGGTCTCCGTTCTCGGGGACAAGGACGCCCGGGGCATCCTCGCCGCCCTGGAACCGGTCCTCGACGAGATCGTCGTCACCGACAACGGGTCCCCGCGGGCCCTCGACACCGAGACGCTGGCCGAGTACGCCCGCGACGCCTTCGGTGAGGAGCGGGTCCACGTGGCCTCCGCACTGCCGGGGGCCGTCGAACTGGCCGTGGAACTGGCTGAGGACGACGGCGGTTTCGACGGCGGTATGGTCTCCGGAGCCGGCGTCCTGGTTACCGGATCGGTTGTCACCGCCGGGGAGGCCCGCACCCTGTTCGGCAAGGACCCGGCGTGA
- a CDS encoding valine--tRNA ligase: protein MTDQTSSSTSSSNDSNGGNRADRLPKQWNPTEVEADLYQGWVDAGYFHADATSDKPPFSIVLPPPNVTGQLHMGHALDHTLMDAMARRKRMQGYEVLWLPGSDHAGIATQTKVEAMLKETEGKDRFDYGREEFVERVWEWKKKYGGVIQSQMRAIGDSVDWDRERFTLDEGLSRAVQTIFKELFDRGLIYRAKRMVNWSPVLRTAISDIEVVYSDDEGELVTLRYGDVEGKGPHADVATTRVETMLGDVAVAVHPDDERYKDLVGTSLPHPFLPDRQMIVIADDYVDPEFGTGMVKITPAHDPNDFAMGTRHDLDMPEVIDATGHIANTGTRFDGLDRFEAREQIRLALEEQGRVLKRIHPYVHSVGHSERSKEAIEPRLSEQWWVKVEQLAKMSGDAVREGDTVIHPASQEPRWFDWVDDMHDWCISRQLWWGHRIPIWYGPSGEIVCCGPDDEKPTGEGWHQENDVLDTWFSSALWPFSTMGWPDATDELAKFYPTSVLVTGYDILFFWVARMMMFATFADTIEGSTLDDGESGTTKDQRNGRPQVPFTDVFLHGLVRDEHGRKMSKSLGNGIDPLAWVRDYGADALRFTLARGANPGTDLPIGEDSAQSSRNFATKLFNATKFALMNGAKVLGTDEQDAFPARESLTDADRWILDKLEELRVLVDTHLDRYEFAVANEALYRFAWNEFCDWYLEIAKVQIPRDWDAATDAEKTRGENTRLVLGRVLDTVLRLLHPAMPFVTETLWKVLTEGTEGYPESLVVASWPTSSDTNGGVDADADAARRIADVDKLVTELRRFRADQGVKPTQKVPARFDAAAADLSELEDAVRSIVKVTVPGDDFTPTASVELRLSTATITVELDTSGTVDVAAERKRLEKDLAESTKELERADKKLGNEGFLAKAPEQVVAKIRERQQIAVEEVARITARLAELPEK from the coding sequence GTGACTGATCAGACCAGCAGCAGTACCTCCAGCAGCAACGACAGCAACGGCGGCAACCGCGCCGACCGCCTCCCGAAGCAGTGGAACCCCACCGAGGTCGAGGCCGACCTCTACCAGGGGTGGGTGGACGCCGGCTATTTCCACGCGGACGCCACCAGCGATAAGCCGCCGTTCTCCATCGTGCTGCCGCCGCCGAACGTCACCGGTCAGCTGCATATGGGCCACGCCCTCGACCACACCCTCATGGACGCCATGGCTCGCCGTAAGCGCATGCAGGGCTACGAGGTGCTGTGGCTGCCCGGTTCCGACCACGCCGGCATCGCGACCCAGACCAAGGTCGAGGCCATGCTCAAGGAGACCGAGGGCAAGGACCGCTTCGACTACGGACGCGAGGAGTTCGTCGAGCGGGTCTGGGAGTGGAAGAAGAAGTACGGCGGCGTCATCCAGAGCCAGATGCGCGCCATCGGCGACTCGGTCGACTGGGACCGGGAACGCTTCACCCTGGACGAGGGACTGTCGCGCGCAGTCCAGACGATCTTCAAGGAGCTCTTCGACCGCGGCCTGATCTACCGTGCCAAGCGCATGGTCAACTGGTCCCCGGTGCTGCGCACCGCCATCTCCGACATCGAGGTCGTCTACTCCGACGATGAGGGTGAGCTGGTCACCCTGCGCTACGGCGATGTCGAGGGAAAGGGACCGCACGCCGACGTGGCCACCACCCGTGTCGAGACGATGCTCGGCGATGTCGCCGTCGCCGTCCACCCCGACGACGAACGCTACAAGGACCTCGTCGGTACCTCCCTGCCGCACCCCTTCCTCCCGGACCGTCAGATGATCGTCATCGCCGACGACTATGTCGACCCGGAGTTCGGTACCGGCATGGTGAAGATCACCCCGGCGCACGACCCGAACGACTTCGCCATGGGCACCCGCCATGATCTCGACATGCCCGAGGTTATCGACGCCACCGGTCACATCGCGAACACCGGCACTCGCTTTGACGGGCTCGACCGCTTCGAGGCCCGCGAGCAGATCCGGCTGGCCCTGGAGGAACAGGGGCGCGTCCTCAAGCGCATCCACCCCTACGTCCACTCCGTGGGCCACTCCGAGCGGTCCAAGGAAGCCATCGAGCCGCGCCTGTCCGAGCAGTGGTGGGTCAAGGTCGAGCAGCTCGCCAAGATGTCCGGGGACGCCGTCCGTGAGGGCGACACGGTCATCCACCCCGCCTCCCAGGAGCCGCGCTGGTTCGACTGGGTCGACGACATGCACGACTGGTGCATCTCGCGGCAGCTCTGGTGGGGCCACCGCATCCCGATCTGGTACGGGCCCTCCGGTGAGATCGTCTGCTGCGGTCCCGACGACGAGAAGCCGACCGGTGAGGGCTGGCACCAGGAGAACGATGTCCTGGACACCTGGTTCTCCTCGGCCCTGTGGCCGTTCTCCACGATGGGCTGGCCGGACGCCACCGACGAGCTCGCGAAGTTCTACCCGACCTCCGTCCTGGTCACCGGCTACGACATCCTCTTCTTCTGGGTCGCCCGGATGATGATGTTCGCCACCTTCGCGGACACGATCGAGGGCTCCACCCTTGACGACGGTGAATCCGGCACGACGAAGGACCAGCGCAACGGCCGCCCGCAGGTGCCGTTCACCGACGTCTTCCTCCACGGCCTGGTCCGTGACGAGCACGGTCGGAAGATGTCGAAGTCCCTGGGTAACGGCATCGACCCGCTCGCCTGGGTCCGCGACTACGGGGCGGACGCCCTGCGCTTCACCCTGGCCCGCGGCGCGAACCCCGGCACCGACCTGCCGATCGGTGAGGATTCCGCCCAGTCGTCCCGCAACTTCGCCACGAAGCTGTTCAACGCCACGAAGTTCGCCCTGATGAACGGGGCGAAGGTCCTCGGCACCGACGAGCAGGACGCCTTCCCCGCCCGCGAATCCCTCACCGACGCCGACCGGTGGATCCTCGACAAGCTCGAAGAGCTGCGCGTTCTCGTCGACACCCACCTGGACCGCTACGAGTTCGCCGTGGCGAACGAGGCCCTGTACCGCTTCGCCTGGAACGAGTTCTGCGACTGGTACCTGGAGATCGCCAAGGTCCAGATCCCGCGCGACTGGGACGCCGCCACCGACGCGGAGAAGACCCGCGGGGAGAACACCCGCCTGGTCCTCGGCCGCGTGCTCGACACGGTCCTGCGGCTGCTGCACCCGGCGATGCCCTTCGTCACCGAGACGCTGTGGAAGGTCCTCACCGAGGGCACCGAGGGCTACCCGGAAAGCCTCGTCGTCGCGTCCTGGCCGACATCCTCGGACACCAACGGGGGAGTGGACGCTGACGCGGACGCCGCCCGCCGCATCGCCGACGTCGACAAGCTCGTCACTGAGCTCCGTCGTTTCCGCGCCGACCAGGGCGTCAAGCCCACCCAGAAGGTCCCCGCCCGGTTCGATGCCGCAGCCGCCGACCTGTCGGAGCTGGAGGACGCCGTCCGCTCCATCGTCAAGGTCACTGTGCCGGGCGATGACTTCACCCCGACCGCGAGCGTGGAACTGCGCCTGTCCACCGCGACGATCACCGTGGAGCTGGACACCTCCGGCACCGTGGATGTCGCCGCGGAGCGCAAGCGTCTGGAGAAGGATCTTGCCGAGTCGACCAAGGAGCTGGAACGCGCCGACAAGAAGCTCGGTAACGAAGGCTTCCTCGCCAAGGCGCCCGAGCAGGTTGTCGCGAAGATCCGTGAGCGTCAGCAGATCGCCGTCGAAGAGGTCGCCCGTATCACCGCCCGTCTCGCCGAGCTTCCGGAGAAGTAG
- a CDS encoding LOG family protein, translated as MRIALYLGSATGTSPAYREATVRTVEVLAASGHELVYGGGSVGLMGVAADTALAAGMPVHGVITRHLMDGETGHFGLTSLDIVETMTERKERMASMADAMVALPGGIGTLEEFFEVWTAQVIGVHHKPVALVDVEDYWAPMLDMLDHMVARGFLSQAHRDNLIRVTDPEDLPAALDLWAPAAAKWS; from the coding sequence GTGAGGATCGCGCTGTACCTCGGCTCCGCCACCGGTACGTCACCGGCCTACCGCGAGGCGACCGTGCGCACCGTCGAGGTCCTCGCGGCGTCCGGCCACGAACTCGTCTACGGCGGCGGCTCCGTCGGACTGATGGGCGTTGCCGCGGACACCGCCCTGGCCGCGGGAATGCCGGTCCACGGCGTGATCACCCGGCACCTCATGGACGGGGAGACCGGGCACTTCGGCCTGACCAGCCTCGACATCGTCGAGACGATGACCGAGCGCAAGGAACGGATGGCCTCGATGGCGGACGCCATGGTCGCGCTGCCCGGTGGCATCGGCACCCTCGAGGAGTTCTTTGAGGTGTGGACCGCGCAGGTGATCGGTGTGCACCACAAACCGGTCGCGCTGGTGGATGTCGAGGACTATTGGGCGCCGATGCTGGACATGCTCGACCACATGGTGGCCCGGGGATTCCTGTCGCAGGCACACCGGGACAACCTCATCCGGGTGACCGATCCGGAGGATCTGCCGGCCGCATTGGACCTGTGGGCACCGGCTGCGGCAAAGTGGTCGTGA